In one window of Episyrphus balteatus chromosome 3, idEpiBalt1.1, whole genome shotgun sequence DNA:
- the LOC129915199 gene encoding pickpocket protein 11-like yields the protein MAIESNESPIYLVNFENYLKPKKKSILIEEKTPNHEDLFEKKTTFELFCDLSSIHGISMLYLNKSASLCERILWRIIIFTAIIITIVVLYYWTAINHETPTVTLIETTSYPGFVVPFPAITLCSLNRISRRRAIKLAEKFVLKSNLTKEKILELFEVPLYINEKVHASEQDFQMFDDLMTANNSSLLELFYYTNPDCMEELKKCKWRGRAVQCSSIFEPVVVLRGRCCAFNYFAREDNQTKRYNKFLIPSPAPRQVYGCGYDTGLTVLIDPQADDYLAGALKYPGYRVIVADAYDFPEDNGNNELFSVKQEAYVGVKTTLIFGTSYLENMPLWKRGCIFDKEYKLKYFRQYSYWNCLAECFSARLWRKCGCVTHNMIQPVGAPMCGLKKFQCVLKENAIFQQLVEDADILGKKVCNCMAECSYFKYRTVVAAGGLNRTFVKGNHRFFKNITTTNEILLHVYFSGLTTAKYRIDAIESWQSIVGTVGGIAGMTMGINVVCIAEVFFFLCIRPIYMKYVKAKQDTSYNIN from the exons ATGGCAATCGAAAGTAACGAATCACCAATCTATCTCGTTAACTTCGAAAACtatttaaaacccaaaaaaaagtcaattctaattgaagaaaaaacacCAAATCATGAAGATCTCTTCGAAAAGAAGACCACGTTTGAGTTATTTTGTGACTTGTCCAGTATTCATGGCATCTCTATGCTTTATCTGAACAAATCAGCTTCGCTCTGTGAAAGAATACTATGGCGAATAATTATATTTACCGCAATTATAATAACAATAGTAGTGTTATATTATTGGACAGCGATTAATCATGAAACTCCAACTGTGACCTTAATTGAGACAACAAGTTATCCGGGTTTTGTTGTACCTTTTCCAGCTATAACTTTGTGCAGTTTGAATCGTATTTCTAGAAGGAGAGCTATAAAATTGGCAGAAAAGTT TGTCTTAAAGAGTAACTTGACAAAAGAAAAGATCCTTGAATTGTTCGAGGTTCCATTGTACATCAATGAAAAGGTCCATGCAAGTGAGCAGGATTTCCAAATGTTCGATGATTTAATGACGGCAAATAATTCAAGTCTGCTAGAATTGTTCTATTACACAAATCCCGATTGCATGGAGGAATTGAAGAAATGTAAATGGAGAGGACGAGCTGTCCAATGTTCATCGATTTTTGAGCCTGTTGTTGTCCTAAGAGGACGATGTTGTGCTTTTAATTATTTCGCTAGAGAAGATAATCAAACAAAGAG ATACAATAAATTCCTTATTCCATCACCTGCACCACGTCAAGTTTATGGTTGTGGCTATGATACTGGTCTAACCGTTCTCATTGATCCTCAAGCAGATGATTATTTAGCTGGAGCCTTGAAATACCCAGGCTATCGTGTGATTGTAGCCGATGCTTATGATTTTCCCGAAGACAATGGCAATAATGAGTTATTTTCTGTTAAACAAGAAGCCTATGTTGGTGTCAAGACAACATTGATTTTTGGTACTAGTTATTTGGAGAACATGCCATTGTGGAAACGTGGTTGCATCTTTGATAAGGAATACAAGTTGAAGTATTTTCGACAATACTCCTATTGGAATTGTCTAGCTGAATGTTTTAGTGCGAGATTGTGGCGGAAGTGTGGATGTGTAACGCATAATATGATACAGCCAGTTGGTGCTCCGATGTGTGGCTTGAAAAAGTTTCAGTGTGTTCTTAAGGAAAATG CTATATTTCAACAACTTGTCGAAGATGCTGACATATTGGGCAAAAAAGTCTGCAATTGTATGGCTGAATGTTCTTATTTTAAATACCGAACTGTAGTTGCTGCTGGTGGACTTAATAGGACATTTGTCAAAGGAAATCATCGATTTTT TAAAAATATCACAACAACCAACGAAATCCTTCTACATGTCTATTTTAGTGGCCTAACTACGGCCAAATATCGAATTGATGCTATCGAAAGTTGGCAATCAATTGTCGGCACAGTCGGTGGAATAGCTGGTATGACAATGGGCATAAATGTCGTTTGCATAGCTGAGGTGTTTTTCTTCTTGTGCATTCGTCCTATTTATATGAAATACGTCAAGGCTAAACAAGATACCTCCTATAACATTAATTGA
- the LOC129915200 gene encoding sodium channel protein Nach-like, producing the protein MSKKRIFTIRSVEPFSPSLSSVKNNENSSTIDKESKTTNFVKNPWKVFKHWITESFNYYCETTSLHGFNYITREGITFGERVFWIGVVVLAIIASIVLVSVSWSSNRETPTVTVIEGSHFPTWNVPFPAVTICNFNKISKQKALLLANKMIRPDNISDEEIAQLFRITMYYSFALNYNETDFKRLEDILKFNNYTSNRLFDELTPNCIDMIVRCIWKGTNARCDSLFQKINTTEGICCSFNYFGMATNNFPVKLSYQVPKIPFRVTGCGYPTGLTILLNPEMDDYFGTYVSSYGFRLMIHDAYDFPDENADMKVLTSSRESFVRIVPESTYATPSVAEMPIQQRNCLFANEKKLRVMQRYSYINCLMECRVSMIFKACGCIPINLPNNGSYPVCKFDEYVCIINNRDILIKAIPSLENTIIRGTSRMASNCDCLPDCELNQYPSDITMGKLHTKFAANNIAGIVNMDPNESILLHVFFSDLMSTRYRTDIYQNWLSMLASFGGLLGLIMGFSIVTAFEFLYYLTFRPIFNFFK; encoded by the exons ATGTCGAAGAAACGTATTTTTACAATTCGTTCGGTAGAACCATTTAGTCCTTCTTTATCGTcagtaaaaaataatgaaaattcttCAACAATCGATAAAGAAAGTAAAACtactaattttgttaaaaatccaTGGAAAGTTTTTAAACATTGGATTACCGAGAGTTTTAACTATTACTGCGAGACGACAAGTTTGCATGGATTCAATTATATTACCCGTGAAGGTATTACATTTGGAGAAAGAGTCTTTTGGATTGGTGTTGTTGTATTAGCTATTATAGCTTCGATAGTGCTTGTTTCGGTATCTTGGTCATCAAATCGTGAAACACCTACCGTAACAGTGATTGAAGGATCACACTTTCCAACTTGGAATGTACCATTTCCAGCTGTGACAATttgtaattttaacaaaatttccaaACAGAAAGCATTGCTTTTGGCTAATAAAAT GATCCGTCCTGATAATATTTCCGACGAAGAAATCGCTCAACTTTTTCGTATAACCATGTACTACAGTTTTGCATTGAATTACAATGAAACCGACTTTAAGCGACTTGAAGACATTCTTAAGTTCAATAACTACACAAGCAACCGTTTATTTGACGAACTTACCCCGAATTGTATTGATATGATAGTTCGTTGTATTTGGAAAGGTACGAACGCTAGATGTGATAGTTTATTTCAGAAGATCAATACTACCGAAGGAATTTGTTGTTCGTTCAACTATTTCGGAATGGCGACAAATAATTTTCCAGT GAAACTATCTTATCAAGTTCCGAAAATTCCATTTCGTGTTACTGGTTGTGGTTATCCCACGGGACTGACAATTCTTCTAAATCCAGAAATGGATGATTATTTCGGAACTTATGTTAGCAGTTATGGTTTTCGATTGATGATCCATGATGCCTATGATTTTCCTGATGAAAATGCCGATATGAAAGTATTAACTTCGTCCAGGGAGAGTTTTGTTCGAATTGTACCTGAATCAACATATGCAACTCCTAGTGTTGCTGAAATGCCTATTCAACAAAGAAATTGTTTATTTGcgaatgagaaaaaacttcGAGTGATGCAGAGGTATTCCTATATTAATTGTTTAATGGAATGTCGGGTATCTATGATTTTTAAGGCTTGTGGATGTATTCCGATTAATTTGCCAAATAATGGAAGTTATCCAGTTTGTAAATTTGATGAATATGTTTGTATAATCAATAATCGAG ACATTCTAATCAAGGCTATTCCAAGTTTGGAGAACACAATCATTAGAGGAACATCTCGTATGGCCTCGAATTGTGATTGTTTGCCAGATTGTGAACTTAATCAATATCCTTCGGATATAACAATGGGAAAATTACATACGAAATTTGCTGCTAATAATATTGCAGGGAT AGTAAATATGGATCCAAATGAGAGTATTTTGTTGCATGTTTTTTTCAGTGATTTAATGTCAACACGATATAGAACGGACATTTATCAAAATTGGCTATCGATGTTGG ctTCATTTGGTGGACTTTTGGGACTTATAATGGGCTTTAGTATAGTGAcggcatttgaatttttgtactATCTTACTTTTAgaccaatttttaattttttcaaataa